The Montipora capricornis isolate CH-2021 chromosome 1, ASM3666992v2, whole genome shotgun sequence genome contains a region encoding:
- the LOC138047641 gene encoding switch-associated protein 70-like, producing MEENGEIEELQPVQLETVVLNSIRHSFQTLDEANSGRVAKSQLQVLCASICLDIGSIYDAQHLTDFKHPSTTLNFEDFVEYLQGHLLVKAQGEINCEKIHQLCWKIVVRKFLKSGNHTLSEDAVFKQFLVFNVLDIEETSKVNKEEIGIILEKFAHAMGRVWDPKPMEEFCEGEEMTFWEYIQCLEEKYLPGNNQSVIDEALEEVVDHVISEVIKHGYLVKKGHKMKSLKERWFVLKPTKLSYFTSNTCSERKGVITLNKSSAVESVPFKGKYKFTVKCGETEIVYELEAKDQKSRLEWIASIQAAIETSNGPSPQKKERLQRRLKRNQKKQQHLEAEEKKKEQETLLLEQKEELARLQELYKQAEMQKAADAALLQEEISKREELEELQAQLQQLLETERRAKEEEEQARSIQEKLLEEERRRTEEMERLRQEQEKRLQDEMKMREDLEEQHKQKEKMLEEERKLFKKLEEERLAAEQAMKEVQDKLAAAEEASKRAADEAKKKARELKTAVGLARTVGPRVPAWITHRGLGAFCTSDFEVRPPEKKSQQNSAGEVREASSEKIDGVENRADGNQGTSEEENVAEEVKAESDLENGENKTKAEESQKTIEEVATVEELKAAECLDGVENED from the exons ATGGAAGAGAACGGAGAAATAGAAGAATTACAGCCAGTTCAACTTGAAACAGTTGTTCTCAACAGCATTCGACATTCGTTTCAGACCTTAGACGAAGCCAACTCAGGGAGAGTTGCGAAATCGCAGTTACAAGTTTTGTGCGCGAGCATTTGTCTTGACATCGGTTCAATTTACGATGCGCAACATCTCACCGACTTTAAGCATCCATCGACCACACTCAACTTTGAAGATTTTGTGGAGTATCTTCAAGGTCATCTGCTTGTGAAAG CTCAAGGAGAAATAAATTGTGAAAAAATTCATCAACTCTGCTGGAAAATTGTTGTGCGAAAATTTCTTAAATCTGGGAATCATACGTTATCTGAAGATGCTGTCTTCAAacagtttcttgttttcaatgtCTTGGATATTGAAGAAACATCAAAAGTCAACAAGGAAGAAATTGGCATCATTCTGGAGAAGTTTGCTCATGCAATGGGAAGAGTCTGGGATCCAAAGCCAATGGAAGAGTTTTGTGAAGGAGAAGAGATGACCTTCTGGGAATACATTCAGTGCTTGGAAGAAAAGTATTTACCTGGAAATAATCAAAG TGTCATAGATGAAGCACTAGAAGAAGTTGTTGACCATGTGATCAGTGAAGTTATAAAGCATGGATACCTGGTCAAGAAAGGCCATAAAATGAAGTCACTGAAAGAAAGATGGTTTGTGTTAAAGCCCACAAAACTCTCCTACTTTACAAGTAACACATGTTCAGAGAGAAAGGGTGTGATTACTCTCAACAAGTCAAGTGCTGTGGAGAGTGTCCCATTCAAGGGAAAGTACAAATTTACTGTGAAGTGTGGTGAAACAGAGATAGTTTACGAACTAGAAGCTAAAGATCAGAAGTCCAGACTGGAGTGGATTGCAAGTATACAAGCAGCTATAG AAACGTCAAATGGGCCATCACCACAGAAAAAGGAACGACTTCAGCGCCGACTAAAGAGAAACCAAAAAAAGCAGCAACACCTGGAAGccgaagagaaaaagaaagaacaagaaaCCCTCTTACTCGAACAAAAAGAG GAACTTGCAAGACTTCAGGAGCTTTATAAACAAGCAGAAATGCAGAAAGCAGCGGATGCAGCTCTCTTGCAAGAGGAAATAAGTAAAAGAGAGGAATTGGAGGAACTACAAGCCCAACTACAACAGCTACTGGAGACTGAAAGGCGAgcaaaggaagaagaagaacaagctCGCTCCATTCAAGAAAAACTgctggaagaggaaagaagaagaacagaGGAAATGGAGAGGCTACGGCAAGAGCAAGAGAAGAGACTGCAGGACGAAATGAAGATGAGAGAAGACTTAGAGGAGCAACATAAACAGAAGGAAAAGATGCTGGAGGAA GAGCGGAAACTCTTCAAAAAGCTCGAAGAGGAAAGGCTTGCGGCTGAGCAGGCGATGAAAGAAGTTCAGGACAAGCTCGCTGCTGCAGAAGAAGCTTCCAAAAGGGCCGCCGATGAGGCGAAGAAGAAAGCAAGAGAGCTTAAGACTGCTGTGGGACTGGCGCGAACTGTTGGGCCGAGAGTACCAGCATGGATCACGCACAGGGGACTGGGTGCCTTCTGCACAAGCGACTTTGAGGTGAGACCTCCTGAGAAAAAATCTCAACAGAACAGTGCGGGGGAAGTACGAGAGGCGAGCAGCGAAAAAATCGATGGTGTTGAGAACAGAGCTGATGGAAATCAAGGAACGAGTGAAGAAGAAAATGTGGCAGAGGAAGTAAAGGCCGAGAGCGACTTAGAAAAcggagaaaacaaaactaaggCTGAGGAAAGCCAAAAGACGATTGAAGAAGTAGCAACTGTTGAAGAACTGAAGGCTGCGGAATGTTTAGATGGGGTGGAAAACGAAGACTGA